A genome region from Cervus elaphus chromosome 18, mCerEla1.1, whole genome shotgun sequence includes the following:
- the NT5C3A gene encoding cytosolic 5'-nucleotidase 3A isoform X2, with protein MLNQDSAVHVKMMPEIQKNSVHIKNPSRVEEIICGLIKGGAAKLQIITDFDMTLSRFSYKGKRCPSCHNVIDNCKLITDECREKLLQLKEKYYAIEVDPVLTIEEKYPYIVEWYTKSHSLLVEQALPKAKLKEIVEESDIMLKEGYENFFDKLQQYGIPVFIFSAGIGDVLEEVIRQAGVYYPNVKVVSNFMDFDDNGLLKGFKGELIHVFNKHDGSLKNTEYFNQLKNNSNIILLGDSQGDLKMADGVANVEHILKIGYLNDRVDELLEKYMDSYDIVLVKDESLDVANSILQKIL; from the exons ATGCCAGAAATCCAGAAAAATTCAGTTCACATCAAGAACCCATCAAGAGTAGAAGAAATTATCTGTGGTCTTATCAAAGGAGGAGCTGCTAAACTTCAG ATAATAACAGACTTTGATATGACATTGAGTCGATTTTCCTACAAAGGAAAAAGATGCCCATCATGTCATA atGTCATTGACAACTGTAAGCTAATCACAGATGAATGTCGAGAAAAG TTACTACAACTAAAGGAAAAATACTATGCTATTGAAGTTGATCCTGTTCTTACTATAGAAGAGAAGTACCCTTATATAGTAGAATG GTATACTAAATCACATAGCTTGCTTGTTGAACAGGCTTTACCGAAAGCCAAACTTAAAGAAATTGTGGAAGAATCTGACATTATGCTCAA GGAAGGATATGAGAATTTCTTTGATAAGCTGCAACAATACGGTATTCCTGTGTTCATATTTTCGGCTGGTATCGGTGATGTGCTGGAGGAGGTTATCCGTCAAGCTGGTGTATATTACCCAAATGTCAAAGTAGTGTCCAACTTCATGGATTTTGATGACAAT gGGCTGCTCAAAGGATTTAAAGGAGAACTAATTCATGTGTTTAATAAACATGATGGTTCCTTGAAGAATACAGAATATTTCAATCAACTAAAAAACAATAGCAACATAATTCTCCTGGGAGATTCCCAAGGGGACTTAAAAATGGCAGATGGAGTAGCCAATGTGGAACACATCCTGAAAATTGGGTATCTAAATGATAGA GTGGATGAGCTTTTAGAAAAGTACATGGACTCTTATGATATTGTTCTAGTAAAAGATGAGTCACTGGATGTAGCCAATTCTATCTTACAGAAGATTCTATAA